The genomic region ATCGGCGCCGGAGGCGGAGGGCAAGAGGTAGCGGGAGACGGCCTTCCCGGGTGCCGTCGGGGTCGTCGTGGTCATCTGGTGGTGACCATGTCCATGGGACTTGTAGACGAGATGTCGAATAGTAAGAGAGGCGGCGTCTCCATCGTTGATCTCCGGCTTGTAGCACACGAGATTCTCCGCGGGGGTGATGGCCCAGAACCATCCGTCATGGTATGTCAGGTCCTGGGCGTTGTGCGGAACGACAATCCCCATCGGCGGTTGCGACCAGCAGTCCATGCCCGGGCGCCAGAACGCCAAGGTGGTCGGGCCTGACGTTAGGGCAGCGACGACGCAGGCGCCAGACGATGGCGGGGCGGACATGGCGGCGACGCGGATTACTATTGGGCACTTGAGGACGATGGGGTACAGGGGGATGCGCACGCGGCCCGGAAGGGGAACGCGCTCGCCGGGCCGGAGGTTGAGCAGGGCGTGGGCGCGCCAGTCGTGTTGCGCGGCCACGAACCAGCCGCCGGGAAAGGAGCCGCAGAAACGCGCCCCGTGGACCTCGCCGGGGATGGACGGGCGCGGATGGTCTAAGCCGCCGAAGATGCGGTAGCAGGAGATGCCGGCGGTGGAGGGCGTGAGGAGCCAGGGGAGCGTGGGCGGGTCATCCAGCGCAACGCGGCGCCAGTGCTTGCAGGCGGCGGAGGCCCTGACGCGGTCGGCGAGGCATGCGATTAGGAGGAAGATACGGCTGAGGAGGTCCTGGTGAAGGCTTGAccagtccgccgccgccgccatggcaggCCCGGGTTTCTAGGGTTAGATGTTTTGTTTGGACAATTTGACTAGAAATGGGGATGCAGATGAGACTATGAGTGAAGGGGAATGCCTTTATATAGATTCAATTTTAACCTGGCGGCTGGGACAATCCCGAGACACAAAACTAAGCCCTAGCAGT from Triticum dicoccoides isolate Atlit2015 ecotype Zavitan unplaced genomic scaffold, WEW_v2.0 scaffold67124, whole genome shotgun sequence harbors:
- the LOC119347417 gene encoding F-box/kelch-repeat protein At1g57790-like, yielding MAAAADWSSLHQDLLSRIFLLIACLADRVRASAACKHWRRVALDDPPTLPWLLTPSTAGISCYRIFGGLDHPRPSIPGEVHGARFCGSFPGGWFVAAQHDWRAHALLNLRPGERVPLPGRVRIPLYPIVLKCPIVIRVAAMSAPPSSGACVVAALTSGPTTLAFWRPGMDCWSQPPMGIVVPHNAQDLTYHDGWFWAITPAENLVCYKPEINDGDAASLTIRHLVYKSHGH